The following coding sequences lie in one Flavobacterium sediminis genomic window:
- a CDS encoding DUF4861 family protein, with amino-acid sequence MKKRQLLILSSCLTLLFSCNQKKEVKEETTATETTEVTQPKTYAEISVKEGGKWNDRKYEGGTFVNKDSINLPAEHTDHSWYIRYEGPGWESNKIGYRLYLDWRNAIDIYGKKTDSIVLPQVGQDGFESYHHMSDWGMDILKVKKGLGIGSIGRWVDKEVLHFNNVEATTAKVENNENNSVIHVNYKGWETAGKKTDLSSTLTIFPDDRYTKHTIQTSEALEGICTGIVKLENTTKHVKTSTTKKWAYMATYGVQTLVPDHLGMAIFYPIDAVAKTFDWEQDHLIEFKPTTEAISFYFLGAWEKEKDGIKTEADFIAYLDQLLERLDKENTLDK; translated from the coding sequence ATGAAAAAGAGACAATTACTAATATTAAGCTCCTGCTTAACTCTACTTTTTAGTTGTAATCAAAAAAAGGAAGTAAAAGAAGAAACTACAGCAACAGAAACTACTGAAGTTACTCAACCAAAAACCTATGCTGAAATTTCAGTAAAAGAAGGTGGAAAATGGAACGATCGTAAGTACGAAGGCGGAACTTTCGTCAATAAAGATTCTATAAATCTTCCAGCTGAACATACCGATCACTCTTGGTATATTCGTTATGAAGGTCCAGGTTGGGAAAGTAATAAAATAGGATACCGTTTGTATTTAGACTGGAGAAATGCAATCGATATTTACGGTAAGAAAACAGATAGTATTGTTTTACCACAAGTAGGACAAGATGGTTTCGAATCGTATCATCACATGAGCGACTGGGGAATGGATATTCTTAAAGTAAAAAAAGGTTTAGGAATTGGTTCTATTGGTCGTTGGGTAGATAAAGAAGTCTTGCATTTTAACAACGTAGAAGCAACAACGGCAAAAGTTGAAAATAATGAGAATAATTCTGTTATTCACGTTAATTACAAAGGTTGGGAAACGGCTGGTAAAAAAACAGATTTATCAAGTACGTTGACTATTTTTCCGGATGATAGATATACTAAACATACTATCCAAACATCGGAAGCTTTAGAAGGTATTTGTACAGGAATTGTAAAACTAGAAAATACCACAAAACACGTAAAAACAAGTACTACTAAAAAATGGGCTTATATGGCAACGTATGGTGTTCAAACTTTGGTTCCTGATCATCTTGGGATGGCTATTTTTTATCCTATAGATGCTGTGGCTAAAACTTTTGATTGGGAACAAGATCATTTAATTGAATTTAAACCAACAACGGAAGCAATTTCGTTTTATTTCTTAGGTGCTTGGGAAAAAGAGAAAGACGGGATCAAAACAGAAGCTGATTTTATTGCTTACTTAGATCAATTATTAGAAAGATTAGATAAAGAAAATACATTAGATAAATAA
- a CDS encoding glycoside hydrolase family 88/105 protein, with amino-acid sequence MKNKVFALFFVAVALISCKKEEKAPETEKTPLVVSDTLKWSERLAKTLIHQYPEAYQIDDRTSPKWDYVHGLIMTSFEKLYQKTHKKEYFDYVKGYADATINEDGSIVGYQMEKYNIDMIEAGNSLFFLYNQTKDERYLKAMQLLREQLKNHPRTTEGGFWHKKVYPNQMWLDGLFMGSPFYAQYTATFEEGAALDDVAKQFELIQKHLLDPKTNLLYHGWDESKEMEWANKETGTSPNFWSRSLGWYAMALVDALDYFPENHPKRAELVHYLNQLAEALVKFQDKTGLWYQVTDQGDREGNYLEGSGSSMFAYALAKGANKGYLPSIYKDAANKAFDGLINNLVKVSPEGYVTITQVCAVAGLGGKEKRDGSYEYYINEKKKDNDPKATGPFIMAALELNK; translated from the coding sequence ATGAAAAATAAAGTATTTGCTTTATTCTTTGTAGCTGTAGCTTTAATTAGTTGTAAGAAAGAAGAGAAAGCACCAGAAACGGAAAAAACGCCTTTAGTGGTTTCTGATACCTTGAAATGGTCAGAACGTTTGGCAAAAACCTTAATACATCAGTATCCGGAAGCTTATCAAATTGATGATAGAACATCTCCTAAATGGGATTATGTTCATGGTTTGATAATGACCTCTTTCGAAAAATTATACCAAAAAACACATAAAAAAGAGTATTTTGATTATGTAAAAGGATATGCCGATGCAACAATTAATGAAGATGGAAGTATTGTTGGTTACCAAATGGAAAAATACAACATTGACATGATTGAAGCCGGAAATAGCTTATTCTTTTTGTATAACCAAACGAAAGACGAACGTTATTTAAAAGCGATGCAATTGCTACGCGAACAGCTTAAAAATCATCCGCGAACAACGGAAGGCGGTTTTTGGCATAAAAAAGTATATCCGAATCAAATGTGGTTAGACGGTTTATTTATGGGTTCTCCGTTTTATGCACAATATACCGCAACTTTTGAGGAAGGTGCCGCTTTAGATGATGTTGCCAAACAATTTGAATTAATTCAGAAACATTTACTTGATCCAAAAACCAATTTGTTATACCACGGTTGGGACGAAAGTAAAGAAATGGAATGGGCGAACAAAGAAACGGGAACTTCTCCTAATTTCTGGTCGCGTTCTTTAGGTTGGTACGCAATGGCTTTGGTTGATGCTTTAGATTATTTCCCTGAAAATCATCCGAAAAGAGCTGAACTAGTGCACTATTTGAATCAATTGGCAGAAGCTTTGGTAAAATTTCAAGATAAAACCGGACTTTGGTATCAAGTTACTGATCAAGGAGATAGAGAAGGAAATTATCTAGAAGGTTCGGGAAGTTCTATGTTTGCTTATGCTTTGGCAAAAGGTGCAAACAAAGGCTATTTACCAAGTATTTACAAAGATGCCGCTAATAAAGCTTTTGACGGATTAATCAACAATTTGGTTAAAGTAAGTCCGGAAGGTTATGTAACCATTACACAAGTTTGTGCTGTTGCTGGTTTAGGCGGAAAAGAAAAACGTGATGGTTCTTACGAATATTACATCAACGAAAAGAAAAAAGATAACGACCCTAAAGCAACAGGTCCATTCATTATGGCTGCTTTAGAACTGAATAAATAA
- a CDS encoding SusC/RagA family TonB-linked outer membrane protein encodes MKIKQTFSGRFKYILFLSLFFSLLSLQKSNAQETTISGTVLDATDKLPLPGVTVLEKGTSNGQAADFDGNFTIKVNNPKAILLVSYVGYKSQEIALDGRTSLTIELEAEISTLQEVVMVGYGSVKKSDLTGTVNTLDSKEITKRNTTSVLEGIQGNVPGVQISSASGRLGDGYNIVIRGTNSLSGSSTPLYIVDGAPVDDISFLNPRDIERMDILKDASSAAIYGSRGASGVILITTKSGASAKAGINVNFETSAGVKDVARLPEMMDGSKWWYYHQSAYLYTTNGADYMNTTPQQLASSVVGSNNPVLLQRVNNNDTFDWYDAVLQSGIQKNNYLNITGRADNGMSYNLGIGLQNETGNMINESLDKYTLKAGLNHKINKKFSTGVNLTIARTDAQLGSDVAMRDAFRLNPFLSPWAIDENGNEIVGEYVTTPGKLYYPNGTTKAIDKTSTYNPLLTIANTSNEVKRWKVIGNVFFEYKPIEWLTLKTAYSGNYNTYRQGKYAGALSDTGASNGNLASSSITNRDNYNYTWDNQFTINKTLNEVHSFTFLGLQSLYETVTETSFLSSRYQPFDTGYNNVGTGLQSTYDVDSYYSKVSLSSYAMRLNYAFKDRYLLTASNRWDGSSVLSKGNKWESFPSLAVAWKINEESFLKDSKIVNTLKARVSYGYTGNNNVQPYTTLNSLTSQSYYNYGNSDVNGWYPSTLANKDLTWEKTREFNVGVDYGFFNNRVSGSVDVYDRLSKNLIFEQQLPLESGWASTFSNVGSASNKGVEVLLTTKNIKTDKVTWQTTFAFTKNVNKLVSLYGQSEADDVGNNLFIGENIHSYYNYVFDGIWQPDQAAEAASYGQTPGQARVKDLNGDGQITGDDRAILGNSDPKWSGSVNSTLTVGNFDFSFSIITNQGVLAYSEFHENFTNMADRGRQKLNIADWYIPENTAGVPAQYSNTYPQPRNEGTYWNSAGNSLGEKMGYYRDASFVKVKNISVGYNFDSNLMSKLKMKNMRIYANILNPFVFTDYEGYDPEWAAAPFNTARVSSVTYQLGLSVNF; translated from the coding sequence ATGAAAATTAAGCAAACATTTTCAGGTAGATTTAAGTATATTTTATTTCTATCATTATTCTTCAGTTTATTGAGTTTACAAAAGAGCAATGCTCAGGAAACCACTATATCCGGTACTGTTCTCGATGCAACCGATAAATTGCCATTACCCGGAGTGACCGTATTAGAAAAAGGAACCAGCAATGGCCAGGCAGCCGATTTCGACGGAAACTTTACAATTAAAGTAAATAACCCCAAAGCTATATTACTGGTAAGTTATGTGGGTTATAAATCACAGGAAATTGCATTAGACGGTAGAACAAGCCTAACGATTGAACTGGAAGCTGAGATCAGTACTTTACAGGAAGTAGTGATGGTAGGTTATGGTTCCGTCAAAAAATCTGATTTAACAGGAACTGTAAACACTTTGGATTCAAAAGAAATTACAAAAAGAAACACAACCAGTGTTCTGGAAGGTATTCAGGGTAATGTGCCCGGGGTTCAAATTTCATCAGCTTCTGGTAGATTAGGGGATGGATATAATATTGTGATTAGAGGAACAAATTCGTTATCGGGAAGTAGTACTCCGTTATATATTGTAGATGGAGCTCCGGTAGATGATATAAGCTTTTTAAATCCTCGTGATATTGAACGTATGGATATCTTAAAAGATGCATCATCAGCTGCTATCTATGGTTCCAGAGGAGCGAGCGGTGTAATTTTAATTACTACGAAAAGCGGTGCATCGGCTAAAGCCGGAATCAATGTTAATTTTGAAACATCTGCCGGTGTAAAAGATGTAGCCCGTTTACCTGAAATGATGGACGGAAGCAAATGGTGGTATTATCATCAATCAGCTTATTTGTATACAACCAATGGAGCTGATTATATGAATACTACCCCTCAACAATTAGCAAGTTCAGTAGTAGGGAGTAATAACCCGGTGTTATTACAAAGAGTAAATAATAATGATACTTTTGACTGGTATGATGCCGTTTTGCAAAGCGGAATTCAAAAGAATAACTACTTGAATATTACAGGTAGAGCTGATAACGGAATGTCTTATAACCTTGGTATCGGACTTCAAAATGAGACAGGTAACATGATTAATGAGTCTCTGGATAAGTATACATTAAAAGCAGGTCTTAATCATAAAATAAATAAAAAGTTCTCAACCGGTGTCAATTTAACAATTGCAAGGACAGATGCACAATTGGGGAGTGATGTAGCCATGCGTGATGCTTTCCGTTTAAACCCTTTCTTATCGCCTTGGGCCATTGATGAAAACGGAAATGAAATTGTAGGAGAATATGTTACGACTCCCGGTAAATTATATTATCCTAACGGTACTACAAAAGCTATTGACAAAACCAGTACCTATAATCCATTATTAACAATAGCTAATACATCTAATGAAGTAAAAAGATGGAAAGTAATTGGGAATGTATTTTTTGAGTACAAACCAATTGAATGGTTAACCTTAAAAACAGCTTATTCCGGAAATTACAACACATACAGACAAGGTAAATATGCCGGGGCATTGTCAGATACAGGAGCAAGCAATGGGAATTTAGCCTCTTCATCTATAACAAACAGAGATAATTACAATTATACATGGGATAATCAGTTTACGATTAATAAAACATTAAACGAGGTACACTCTTTTACGTTCTTAGGATTACAGAGTTTATATGAAACAGTAACAGAAACCTCTTTTTTAAGTTCAAGATACCAACCATTTGATACAGGTTATAATAATGTCGGTACAGGTCTTCAATCTACTTATGATGTTGATTCCTATTATTCTAAAGTAAGTTTAAGTTCTTACGCTATGCGTTTAAATTATGCGTTTAAAGATCGTTATTTATTGACAGCTTCTAATCGTTGGGATGGATCTTCTGTATTGTCAAAAGGAAATAAATGGGAATCTTTTCCTTCATTAGCTGTTGCTTGGAAAATTAATGAAGAATCATTCTTAAAAGACAGTAAAATAGTTAACACTTTGAAAGCCAGAGTGAGCTATGGTTACACTGGAAACAACAATGTACAGCCTTATACAACTTTAAATTCATTAACTTCTCAAAGTTATTATAATTATGGGAACTCAGATGTAAATGGCTGGTATCCTTCAACCTTAGCAAACAAAGATTTAACTTGGGAAAAAACCAGAGAGTTTAACGTTGGTGTAGATTACGGGTTCTTTAATAATAGAGTTTCAGGGTCAGTGGATGTGTATGATAGATTGTCTAAGAATTTAATTTTTGAACAACAGCTTCCTTTAGAATCAGGTTGGGCTTCAACTTTTTCTAACGTAGGTTCAGCAAGTAATAAAGGAGTTGAAGTATTATTAACTACTAAAAATATTAAGACCGATAAAGTAACATGGCAAACAACTTTTGCTTTCACTAAAAATGTGAATAAATTAGTTTCATTATACGGGCAATCAGAAGCTGATGATGTAGGGAATAATTTGTTTATCGGTGAAAATATCCATTCTTATTATAATTACGTATTCGATGGAATTTGGCAACCGGATCAAGCAGCTGAAGCAGCTTCTTACGGACAAACTCCGGGACAGGCCAGAGTGAAAGATTTGAATGGCGACGGACAGATTACAGGTGACGATAGAGCTATTTTAGGAAATTCTGATCCGAAATGGTCAGGAAGTGTAAACTCAACACTTACAGTAGGTAATTTTGATTTTTCATTTTCAATTATTACAAACCAAGGGGTATTAGCTTATAGTGAATTCCACGAAAACTTTACTAATATGGCTGACCGTGGACGACAAAAGTTAAATATTGCCGATTGGTATATTCCTGAAAATACAGCTGGTGTACCGGCACAATACTCCAATACATATCCGCAACCTAGAAACGAGGGAACCTATTGGAATTCAGCCGGAAATAGTTTAGGAGAAAAAATGGGATATTACAGAGATGCTTCTTTTGTTAAAGTTAAAAACATTTCTGTAGGATATAATTTTGATTCGAACTTAATGTCAAAATTAAAAATGAAAAATATGAGAATTTATGCTAATATTTTAAATCCATTCGTATTTACAGATTATGAAGGATATGATCCTGAGTGGGCAGCAGCACCATTTAATACAGCTCGTGTAAGTTCTGTTACATATCAATTAGGTTTAAGTGTTAATTTTTAA
- a CDS encoding alpha/beta hydrolase: MNYTFHLFFCLVMINSFAFQKTNDQDLYTVQSEWQKRIKEFPEITIVKAKDKVENVTEKEIVYQMINGIETKMDMYQFQSEENKPAVILIHGGGWKYGDKKLVKPLAQQIAKAGYQCFAVAYRKSGEAIYPAGVNDVLNAVQFIREHSNMLKVDTLNIAILGCSSGGQMAALLGTKYSDRFKAIVDIDGVLAFHHPESKEGAMAAEWLGGTYEKVPEVWEEASALNYISEAKLPMLFINSQYERFHAGRDEMIEQLNKKKIYSEIVTVKDSPHTFWLFHPWFDEIIPRILNFLNNQLN; this comes from the coding sequence ATGAATTACACATTTCACCTTTTCTTTTGTTTGGTCATGATTAATTCGTTTGCTTTTCAGAAAACGAACGATCAAGATCTGTATACCGTTCAGAGCGAATGGCAAAAAAGAATTAAGGAATTTCCTGAAATCACTATTGTTAAAGCAAAAGATAAAGTTGAAAATGTAACAGAAAAAGAAATAGTTTACCAAATGATCAATGGCATTGAAACTAAAATGGATATGTATCAGTTTCAGTCCGAAGAAAATAAACCCGCTGTCATTTTAATTCATGGAGGCGGATGGAAATATGGTGATAAAAAATTAGTAAAACCATTAGCCCAACAAATTGCAAAAGCAGGTTACCAATGTTTTGCTGTAGCCTACAGAAAGTCTGGTGAAGCAATTTATCCGGCAGGAGTCAACGATGTCCTAAACGCTGTTCAGTTTATTCGAGAGCATTCGAATATGCTTAAGGTTGATACTTTAAACATAGCAATTTTAGGTTGTTCTTCCGGCGGACAAATGGCGGCATTATTAGGAACAAAATATAGTGACCGTTTTAAGGCAATTGTGGATATCGATGGCGTTTTGGCTTTTCATCACCCAGAATCTAAAGAAGGCGCAATGGCTGCCGAATGGCTAGGTGGAACGTATGAGAAAGTTCCAGAAGTATGGGAAGAAGCCTCTGCCTTAAATTATATAAGTGAAGCGAAGTTACCCATGTTGTTTATCAATAGTCAGTACGAACGCTTTCATGCCGGAAGAGACGAAATGATTGAACAATTAAATAAGAAAAAAATCTATTCTGAAATTGTTACAGTTAAGGATAGTCCGCATACATTTTGGTTATTTCATCCTTGGTTTGATGAAATAATTCCCCGAATTTTAAATTTTTTAAACAACCAATTAAATTAA
- a CDS encoding RagB/SusD family nutrient uptake outer membrane protein, with protein MGTYGAGVVSSDYQTIPARKFDDPTALYASNKRVSTRDIILSRLGETYLIAAEAYLNTNPALGLQKLNDVRARAGLTTPLASYDIDTILDERARELFGEYHRWFDLKRTGKLVERAAAYNYLIETSYFNGANGELKILRPIPQSAIDLNQNNDFPQNPAYQ; from the coding sequence ATGGGGACGTATGGAGCAGGTGTGGTAAGTAGTGATTACCAAACTATTCCTGCCAGAAAGTTTGATGATCCTACTGCATTGTATGCAAGCAATAAAAGAGTTAGTACCAGAGATATTATTTTATCTCGCTTAGGGGAAACCTATTTAATTGCTGCCGAAGCTTACCTGAACACGAATCCGGCTCTTGGTTTACAAAAATTAAATGATGTAAGAGCGAGAGCAGGTTTAACCACTCCGTTGGCTTCTTATGATATTGATACGATCTTAGATGAAAGAGCTCGTGAATTGTTTGGAGAATACCACAGATGGTTTGATCTGAAAAGAACCGGAAAATTAGTTGAAAGAGCAGCTGCTTATAACTACCTTATTGAAACAAGTTATTTTAATGGGGCTAACGGAGAGTTGAAAATTTTAAGACCGATACCGCAATCGGCTATTGATTTGAACCAGAATAATGATTTCCCGCAGAATCCTGCATATCAATAA
- a CDS encoding RagB/SusD family nutrient uptake outer membrane protein, which yields MKKIIYGLLALSLFSCADFIEEDNKSSVDAETFYLTPEGFQSLIDANYSQLREIYGNDAFVFCAGTDLYAVGSGRGTEPDGLSRYLQLNPSSDGGIEELYASCYQAIQRANTALYYSEITEQTANVSTLVGEVKYLRANAYFLLVQSFGGVGIVDEFIQSPTLSFDRNSAEEVYAKIISDLEDALDLVSDGSYVGKVNKRAVQHLLAKVYLTRAYESFGQASDFATAASYAEDAIAGQSLSISFADLWEPGNEMNAETIFSVQFSSGSIATDPTNLGHKQANWFSSYLGGPDVAGDAPWRSYNLLATDFALGLYTQDDERYEATFMTEVFTRYYAAYDGDNGTAPAGQKSHYYVPQWATQADIDAYTLANPTAQIHLWGRMEQVW from the coding sequence ATGAAAAAGATTATATACGGTTTATTGGCACTATCTTTATTCTCATGTGCTGATTTTATTGAAGAGGATAATAAAAGTAGTGTTGATGCAGAAACATTTTATTTAACTCCTGAAGGATTTCAGAGTTTGATTGATGCTAATTATTCGCAACTTCGCGAAATTTACGGAAATGATGCTTTCGTATTTTGTGCAGGAACGGATCTATATGCAGTCGGGTCAGGTAGAGGTACGGAACCTGATGGCTTATCTCGTTATTTACAATTAAATCCTTCATCAGACGGAGGAATAGAAGAATTATATGCCAGCTGTTACCAAGCCATTCAAAGAGCAAATACAGCCTTGTATTATTCAGAAATAACAGAGCAAACAGCTAATGTTTCTACCTTAGTAGGAGAAGTAAAATATTTAAGAGCTAATGCTTACTTTTTGTTGGTACAATCGTTTGGAGGAGTAGGGATCGTGGATGAATTTATTCAAAGTCCAACATTAAGTTTTGATAGAAATTCAGCAGAGGAAGTTTATGCAAAAATTATTTCAGACTTGGAAGATGCCTTGGATTTAGTTTCTGACGGATCTTATGTAGGGAAAGTAAATAAAAGAGCAGTACAACATTTATTAGCGAAAGTGTATTTAACCAGAGCTTATGAAAGTTTCGGACAGGCTTCTGATTTTGCTACGGCAGCTTCTTATGCAGAAGATGCTATTGCCGGTCAATCTTTATCAATCTCTTTTGCAGATTTATGGGAACCGGGTAACGAGATGAATGCCGAAACAATATTTTCAGTACAGTTTTCATCAGGTTCTATTGCTACTGATCCTACAAATTTAGGGCACAAACAAGCCAATTGGTTCAGTTCGTATCTGGGTGGTCCGGATGTAGCTGGAGATGCTCCTTGGAGAAGTTACAATTTATTAGCAACAGATTTTGCTTTAGGCTTGTATACACAAGATGACGAGCGTTATGAAGCTACTTTTATGACTGAAGTTTTTACAAGATATTATGCCGCTTATGACGGAGATAACGGTACTGCTCCGGCAGGGCAAAAAAGCCATTATTATGTTCCGCAATGGGCTACTCAGGCAGATATTGACGCTTATACGTTAGCAAACCCTACAGCACAAATTCACTTATGGGGACGTATGGAGCAGGTGTGGTAA
- a CDS encoding rhamnogalacturonan acetylesterase, translated as MKVLKIIIASVLLLVACNKKQEEALATITIHTIGDSTMANKKNPEVNPEHGWGQVLPSFFNANVTIKNHAVNGRSTRSFINEKRWDSVYNQLQKGDYVFIQFGHNDQKENDPKRYTNPYTAYRNNLIQFVQEARSKEAIPVLLTSIVRRNFNENGTLVDTHGAYPLVVRLVAQEYNVPLVDAQYLTEQLEESYGIEQSKKLHLHFLPGEISYYPEGKDDNTHLSKLGATEVAKRIVKELGKKVPALQDFITKENE; from the coding sequence ATGAAAGTTTTAAAAATCATTATAGCGTCAGTTTTACTGTTGGTAGCTTGCAATAAAAAGCAAGAAGAGGCTCTGGCAACCATTACTATTCACACTATTGGTGATTCTACAATGGCCAATAAGAAAAATCCTGAGGTTAATCCGGAACACGGTTGGGGACAAGTGTTACCATCCTTTTTCAATGCCAATGTTACGATTAAGAATCATGCGGTAAACGGAAGAAGTACACGAAGTTTCATCAACGAGAAACGTTGGGATTCTGTGTATAACCAATTGCAAAAAGGAGATTACGTTTTTATTCAATTTGGTCACAACGATCAAAAAGAGAATGATCCCAAGCGTTATACCAATCCATACACGGCGTATCGAAACAATTTAATTCAATTTGTACAAGAAGCCAGAAGTAAAGAAGCTATTCCGGTTTTGTTAACGTCAATTGTGAGACGAAATTTTAACGAAAACGGAACTTTAGTAGACACGCACGGTGCTTATCCGTTGGTCGTTCGTTTGGTGGCACAAGAATACAATGTTCCTTTGGTTGATGCTCAGTATCTAACAGAACAGTTAGAAGAGTCATATGGGATTGAACAATCCAAAAAGTTACATCTTCATTTTTTACCGGGTGAAATTTCGTATTATCCGGAAGGAAAAGACGATAATACGCATTTGTCTAAATTAGGCGCGACAGAAGTTGCGAAACGTATCGTTAAAGAATTAGGTAAAAAAGTTCCGGCTTTACAAGATTTCATTACCAAAGAAAATGAATAA
- the pelA gene encoding pectate lyase, translating into MKWKNVIFKSESAWFGTKEASEIADQVVLYQRNSGGWLKNIEMHHALTNDDKKELEQLKTEAKGSTIDNGATTQELIFLHKVYAHFPKESYKKAIISGLNYLLEAQYGNGGWPQFYPLQKGYYTHITYNDDAMVNVLKFLQDILNYKDQYAFLTETHFQNIQTAFDKGINCILATQYKQNGLLTAWCAQHDENTLEPAKARAYELPSLSGYESANIVLLLMSLENPSYEVINAVNHAVYWFQNTQLPKTKFEAVYAEDGSLKDKIIVQTKEVNPIWARFMDLQTNAPFFCGRDGVKKDSLSQIDWERRTGYAWYTNLPEKVLVKYDNWLKNKVLNAKEKGKNQFQKVVAQDGSGDYKSIQDAIDDSPSFPYERVTILIKNGVYKEKIKVYEWNSNITLVGESREQTIIYFDDYFDKINLGRNSTFHSYTMLVEADDTVLKNLTIANTSGEVGQAIALSVTSNRVKVVNCNLLGNQDTLYASGNGNQLYSNCYIEGTTDFIFGNATALFENCEIHSKSNSFVTAASTDKDAKFGFVFQNCKLTANENLHKVYLGRPWRIYAKTVFMNCTLGSHILSEGWNNWSKPDAEKESFYAEYQNSGPGSDLKNRVEWAHQLSAKEAKKYTKETIFSESKSINKPWFQID; encoded by the coding sequence ATGAAGTGGAAAAATGTCATTTTTAAAAGTGAATCCGCTTGGTTTGGAACGAAAGAAGCTTCTGAAATTGCAGATCAAGTGGTTTTATACCAAAGAAATAGTGGCGGTTGGCTCAAAAATATCGAAATGCATCATGCCTTGACTAATGATGATAAAAAGGAATTGGAACAACTAAAAACGGAAGCCAAAGGTTCTACTATTGATAATGGAGCTACCACTCAGGAATTGATTTTTTTACACAAAGTATATGCTCATTTTCCGAAGGAAAGCTATAAAAAAGCCATCATTTCGGGGTTAAATTATTTGTTGGAAGCCCAATATGGAAACGGAGGTTGGCCTCAATTTTATCCGTTACAAAAAGGCTATTACACGCATATAACGTACAATGATGACGCTATGGTGAATGTGTTGAAGTTTCTTCAAGATATTTTAAATTACAAAGATCAATATGCTTTTCTAACGGAAACTCATTTTCAAAACATACAAACGGCTTTCGATAAGGGAATCAACTGTATTTTGGCCACGCAGTACAAACAAAACGGACTTTTAACGGCTTGGTGTGCACAACATGACGAAAATACGTTGGAACCCGCAAAAGCTCGTGCTTACGAATTACCATCGTTAAGTGGATACGAATCGGCTAATATTGTTTTGCTTTTAATGAGTTTAGAAAATCCTTCTTACGAAGTAATTAATGCGGTGAATCATGCGGTATATTGGTTTCAAAATACCCAATTGCCAAAAACTAAATTTGAAGCTGTTTACGCAGAAGACGGATCGTTAAAAGACAAAATTATAGTGCAAACCAAAGAAGTAAATCCTATTTGGGCGCGCTTTATGGATTTGCAAACCAATGCACCTTTTTTCTGTGGTAGAGATGGTGTTAAAAAAGATTCCTTATCCCAAATTGATTGGGAAAGAAGAACAGGTTATGCTTGGTATACCAATCTTCCAGAAAAGGTTTTAGTAAAATATGATAATTGGTTAAAAAACAAAGTTTTAAACGCAAAAGAAAAAGGTAAAAACCAATTTCAAAAAGTAGTCGCTCAAGATGGATCAGGAGATTATAAAAGTATTCAGGATGCCATTGATGATTCGCCTTCATTTCCGTATGAGCGAGTGACTATTTTGATTAAAAATGGTGTGTACAAAGAGAAAATTAAAGTGTATGAATGGAATTCGAACATCACTTTGGTAGGGGAAAGTCGTGAACAAACGATTATTTATTTTGACGATTATTTCGATAAGATCAATTTAGGTCGAAACAGCACTTTTCATTCATATACGATGTTAGTTGAAGCAGACGATACAGTGCTAAAAAACTTGACAATTGCTAATACTTCAGGGGAAGTTGGTCAAGCCATTGCTTTATCAGTTACTTCAAATCGCGTAAAAGTTGTGAATTGCAATCTTTTGGGCAACCAAGATACACTATATGCTTCAGGTAACGGAAATCAATTGTATTCAAATTGTTATATTGAAGGTACTACCGATTTTATTTTTGGAAACGCAACCGCTTTATTTGAAAACTGTGAAATTCACAGTAAAAGCAACTCGTTTGTAACAGCTGCTTCAACGGATAAAGACGCAAAATTTGGGTTTGTTTTCCAAAATTGTAAACTTACAGCCAACGAAAATTTGCATAAAGTATATTTGGGAAGACCTTGGCGCATTTACGCTAAAACGGTTTTTATGAATTGTACTTTGGGTAGTCACATTTTATCGGAAGGTTGGAACAATTGGTCAAAACCTGATGCAGAAAAGGAGTCTTTTTATGCGGAATATCAAAATTCTGGACCAGGAAGCGATTTGAAAAATAGAGTAGAGTGGGCGCACCAATTATCAGCTAAAGAAGCAAAAAAATATACGAAAGAAACGATATTTTCGGAATCAAAAAGTATCAATAAACCTTGGTTTCAAATAGATTAA